aatctttcgaaatttaattttataataaaatgtaaccaaccaatattttaaaaaatttacgaaatacAATACATttctatgtaaattaaaatattataataatataatcgaatgttaatatataaattcgtgGCAATTATATATGTCTTAACTATTGAAAGATTAATCctagaaatcaaaataaatacaaaaactgACACACGAAACTGATTCAGGTTTATTTTGAATCGAAAGTGTTGGAACAACGCGGACAAGGAATGGGGAAAGTGCCATACGTCAATGGTTTACGTTACGCGAAGCGAGACAGAAGTGGAACAAGTTTGCTccgtttctattttattttaacgtatatttcttattaataaattatataaatatataattatataatcgaaacttttatataaataaaagtaattaatacttttttgtaattattttggcTTCCCAAAATTTCGTTCAATACATGGATTTGATTTCatcgaaaattacgaaaattgtttcttatacaagtaatttaaatttatttgataaatttcgataagttaaaatatttttattcgaatgataaatcttttaaattttatcaaatggaattgtgaaaatatttctttcttttatgaaatagtaaatcgttttataaaataatatatatttctcaatgtgttaatgatacaaatatataaacattttattcttcacaacacatttttttatatataataaaatatttgattattccaAGAAATCAcacaagtttaattaattaatttaaaaaattttaaattgatattaaaaatcgaatgattattgaatttatcactaaacatagaaataaaacgatatcacgcagaatattttcttttctccatccaactttttatacaaattacaaaCATATATCAATCAcacaaattatcaataaaaaacattatttcatcGTAGAAAcacgaataattcaatttccaaaCCCATTCCTCATTAAATTCTTTGCaacagaaaaatattccatctttCTATAAAATCCGCACGACGTGACTAACCTCTGACACTTTACCCTCGAAAAAAATCCCACTAATAATccgtagaataatttatattgtgcCGCGCCACGTcaataataaaacagaaaGAGTGACAATCACTTCTCTTGACTCGGTTGCAATATTctcgaagaagagagaagcaAACGATAAGGAAGGCATAAGAAACAAGAACGATGGAATCGACAGCAACgcctattaattattatcgcgtATTTCTACCTTGTAAGATACGAACGACGCGTTGATCAGTCACCATGCAATCGGAGAACCAGTTGGACGTATCGATAACCTTGTCGACATTTTTCTTGAGAAACATTGGATTATGGATGTCTGACGATCCTGGTGAGCAACGTCGGATGAGAATATTGCTCGTCTACACAGTTTGGATATTATTGCTTGGTATGATCATCAATGGCAGAGATTTGTATTTCACATTTTTGTATAACGGCGTGAGTATATGTTTTGcttcgtatttttctttttttttttttttatggaaaattattgatcaattttagattatgagagaatattgatttttctaagaatttaggaaagaagaatttgatgagttgttttttttttttgaaaaggaaggggattaaaaagatatgaataatagattttgaataatactaacaattttcttattttaaaataatattagaagaaaatgatatttgaatgatttattGTTCATTTAAGAATATGATTGATTTTAGGATATTCTCTACGCTCTGACGAATAATGTAACCATGGTAATGGGTCTAATCaagatatatatcatattattgtataaaggaaaatttttaaatctaatcgtACACATGcaacaaaatttttggaaCGTAAACTATGATTAtcacgagaaagaaattttggatGATTGCAGAAAAACTTgcattttcttcgtttcctccCTTACCACCATTGGTATATGCGCCATGTTGTCCTATCTAATGACACCATTCGCAAGTaggtaaaataattcattagaaTTAAGACATTTTAGAGATTAAAACAGATGTATTTTACAAAtcaaaaacattgaaattacaaagaatttaaatttaaatcaaaccTGCAAAATTTCTTCCCCACATTTCATGAAAACCAATTACTCTAGCAAGTTGTTCCATTCttaatcttttcatatttcttttctcactTTGCTCACATGAATAatcacataaaaatatatctgtacAATTAATATAGTCTGCTCTCTTCTTCAACAAGGATTGAATGAAGGAAAAGATATCCATTTTATCTTCATCTAACAGAAACTTATTACAttgcttataaattaataaataaagtaaaaatacaacgttatatacttttaattgttTTGACGTTCCAAGAATGTTTTGCAGAGGAAAGGAAACGGTTTGTATATTTGTTACAGTACGAAGTGGGAACAATGAATCCGAGAGAATGCTTCCGTTCAATATGTGGCTAGATATGCCATTATCAAAGACGCCTTATTACGAAATAACCTTTCTTATACAAGTAATTCGAATTTAacgttattatttcttttctcaaaatattttttttctttataaaatctttctaaaaagttgctctcatttttctaaaatactttgccaagatttttttcaataaaatgcaattttcttgttttattttcataacttTTTCACAGGCAATGTGTGTTTATTACATTGGAATCTCCAATTTTTGCTTCGACACTGTTTTCTGCATCATGGCCGTACATTTAGCTGGACAATTTCGCATACTTCAGTACAGATTTACGAAACTCTGCGATACAGATAATCAGATAtgcaaaaagaatttaatattggaGGAACAAATGCAGAAATTTcacgagaaatttaaaaaatacgttcGACGTCATCAAGCATTGATCGATTATCATCAAAAACTTGAGAACGTGTACACTACAATTATGCTTAGTCAAGTGTTGTTATTCAGTGTATTAATTTGCCTGTTCGGGTATCAAGTATTACTGGTTGGTATCACAAATGTATTTTATCCTGcattttttactaaatattcgattaatcgcaaaagaagagatatataaacaattacattccataaaatttaattaatatcgcatccatagaaattgtaaaatgtaaattcatattcaaattttctttcaaagatttagattttacGTTCCATCAACgatcatatttttacaaacaaaagttatccaatatttttttcttttaggcCACCGCTTCTCTAGCGAGACGCTCCATTTTCATCTTCCTTTTAATGGGCGCCATGTTTTTGTTGTTTATGTTCACGTTCAGTTGCAACGGCGTGATGGAACAAAGCGACAATGTCGCAGTAGGAACTTATTCGGCGTTGTGGACTGTGATGCCGATGGAGAAATTCGGGAGAATGCTTCGAAAAGATCTGATAATGGTGATTATGCGATCCAGACGAGTTTGTTGTCTGACAGCCAATCGATTTTTCCCCATATCCTTGGAAACTTACACAAAggtagatataattattcgtcCAATAAAACAACATAATCATTTCGTTATCGCacaacgaatatatttttgattgtgataattatattgcaataaaaatagaatatggaTTCAGCATTCTTAAACTTTATGAGAAagacttttataattatatatattttattttggatttttaactctaattgttttaatgtttaattaagaaaaattaaaaattggaattgcatgatatttattatattctgtagttgatttaaataaaaaactgtgtctattaattcaaagaattaCAGTTTAAGAATGGttggtaaatttaaataaatattcaaagctaaaaataaattatatgttttacaGATCTTGAGTACTGCGGTATCATATTTCACATTATTAAGCAAACATGtagataattcataaaatatattgtaattgaaaaCAACTGAAGAATTCGTACAAAATGTCGAgcgtatatttaaatctatcaaaagtaaataaaacagagatggataattttttcgaagcaACGAATAACgttattatatcgataattataataaaataatgaatatttattatcaaatcatGAATTTgtgtggaaataaaattacaagaacATTACAGAAAACATGCTTGATTCGAATCAGTCTttcaaataaacattttcctgtaattttatatcgattttaataattactttaactttaataattaaatttgtgtcAATTGATTACGACTATTATCTTTATTGAATTCTCTATcccattttcaaatattgttctttcatcaaaatatcaaaacataTTGTATAAACCATCGAGAAAATATTACTCACGCTTCTTCCACAAAAGACACAATCCTTCCATCTTGCATTAAAACAAAGAGCACCAATTCCATTCCATCCATCCTTAAAATCTGAACGATGTCCAACACCTTACGATTATAGAATTCGAAAACCACACATTACAGAGTTATGCCATGTTAATAATACATCAGAAAAGGTGACAATCATTCGTCTTGACTACGTTATCATTTGAGATGTTATCGTAaaagaggggaagaaaaaggaatataatgaaaatagaaaaaagaaaaaacgacgaAGGCGAAAGGAATCGACAAGTTATCAGcaaaacttattaattattatcgcgaCTTATATACGGCTGAAAGTATACGCTTGACACCCTCGCCAGACACGTTGATCAGTCATCATGCAAGCGGAATACCGGTTGGACATATCGATCAACTTGTCCACGTTTCTCTTGAAGAACGTCGGGGTATGGATGTCTCATGATCCCGGTGAACAACGCCGGATGAGAATGTTGCTCGTCTGCACTGTTTGGATGTTGTTGCTCGGTATAGTGATCAACACTAGAGATTTGTACTTTACAATGTTGTATAACGGCGTGAGTATGTTCAATCTTCTTTTCGTTGtgtcttttgaaaaaataaaattccattatatttaatttttaattttaagagtaTCGATATTCGCTGTAATACTTTGAAGAGAAGAATCTTTCGTATTTTTGTTGgtctttaaatataagaataattttaaggggaaaaaatttgtgagggaaaaaaaataaaattcgagggaatatcgtttaatttttaattttataagagtATTGGCTATAATACTTTGAAGAGAAGAATCTTTCGTATTTTTGTTGgtctttaaatataagaataattttaagggGAGGAAATTtgtgagggaaaaaaaataaaattcgagggattattgtttaatttttaattttataagagtATTGGCTATAATACTTTGAAGAGAAGAGTCTTTCGTATTTTTGTTGgtctttaaatataagaataattttaggaggaggaaaaaaaagaaattgttaatgatttcgaataatgttaataatggatattttaagaatttctgCAAGGAAAtggttaaaaagaaagaaaataatgtttaaatcgtttgaataatttaatttaaacaattcgtTATAGGATATTCTTTACGTTGTGACGAATAACATAACTTTGATAATAAGTTTGGTGAAGATAtgcaacataataatatataaaggaaaatttttaaatttgatcgtGGACatgcaagaaaatttttggaacGTTGACTACGATTATCACGAGAAAGAAATTCTGGATGATTGCaagaaaatttgcatttttttcatctcctCTGTTACCACCATCGGCATATGCGCCATAATATCCTATCTGATGACACCGTTCGTTGGTAGGTTGAATAATTAactatcgattaaaattatttacgtttgattaataaatttttacatacaacATAAAGTAAACAACTagatgtgaaaatattttgttaaacaattcttattatatttaaaataaataggtaaagtttttattatattattatattttaaattgaaacttttttaatcttaaatcctgaaaattttgattttgtacttacaatacaaaatttaaaatttagtacatttttgtatatatttaatgattattgagATATCTTTAAAGCATCTTTCAAaactagaattaaaattagaattttacagaaattaaaattgcttctaatttaataaatgagccaatcgaaatttttatatatcaatttttgtattatttccatcttatagaagaaaaataatttatacatttgttGCAGCACAAAGTGGAAGCAATGAATCGGAGAGAATGCTTCCGTTCAATGTATGGATAACTTTTCCAGTAACAAGGACACCttattacgaaataatattttttatccaagTAATTTAAACTCGCCATTCTTCGTtccaaacaaaaataaattcctccagaattttattaaacgaaattctgaaatttctaaaatatttcaccctttaataaaacaaataaatggaCAATCTTAATCTTATTCAATGGAAGCATAACGCATTTCCTTactcaatatttttacataaatacgattaaatgtattaaaaataattgccaTTTCCTTCAACAGGCAATATGCTTGTATTACATTGGAATCTCCAGCTTTTGCTTCGACAATATCTTCTGCATCATGGCTGTGCACTTGGCCGGCCAATTTCGCATACTTCGGTACAGGCTTACGAAATTGTGCGAACAGGAGATATACGAAAAGGATTCGACGTTGACGAAACAGATGCACAAATTTTACGAGCAATTTAAGGAATGCGTCCGACATCATCAAGCATTGATCGATTATCATCAAAACCTCGAGAACGTGTACACCATAATTACGCTTGGACAAGTGTTGGTATTCAGTGTATTAATTTGCCTGTTCGGGTATCAAGTATTCGTGGTTAGTTATTCTCTTATCCACAATCCcttgaaataattagaattagaaggACTATAAAAGTgtagtaaaattttgaaagcatttacatatttcatatGTAAATCTAACTAAtttgaattcgaattaaagaggagaggaaatattatattcgtgaaaattttgtgaaactATTATGATCAcacgtaattaataattgttgtaaATCCTTGAATTACACTTGCacgatttttccttctcttccagGCTACCGCTTCTTTTGCCAGACGCTCCATTTTcgtatttatgttaaatgGCTCCATGTTTTTGTTATTCATGGTCACGTACAGCTGCAACGGTGTGACGGAGCACAGTGACAACGTAGCTATTGGAGCTTATTCGGCACTGTGGACGATCGTGCCGATGGACAAGTTCGGGAGAATGCTTCGAAAAGATCTGATAATGGTGATCAAGCGATCCAGACGCGTTTGTTGTCTGACCGCGAATGGATTTTTCCCCGTATCGTTGGAAACGTATACCAAGGTAAGTATGATCCAAGTATAGAGTGCATTTTGTGCGACATAGTCGAGGAGAGAtcgtttaatgataatttaaaatgacgaTCGAGTATTGATCGAGtatcaaaattgatttataaaacgtGGATTCGATATGGAacagtaatttttaaactttgtgAATTAGAGAATGTTTCTCAT
This DNA window, taken from Apis mellifera strain DH4 linkage group LG12, Amel_HAv3.1, whole genome shotgun sequence, encodes the following:
- the LOC100576282 gene encoding odorant receptor Or2-like translates to MQAEYRLDISINLSTFLLKNVGVWMSHDPGEQRRMRMLLVCTVWMLLLGIVINTRDLYFTMLYNGDILYVVTNNITLIISLVKICNIIIYKGKFLNLIVDMQENFWNVDYDYHEKEILDDCKKICIFFISSVTTIGICAIISYLMTPFVAQSGSNESERMLPFNVWITFPVTRTPYYEIIFFIQAICLYYIGISSFCFDNIFCIMAVHLAGQFRILRYRLTKLCEQEIYEKDSTLTKQMHKFYEQFKECVRHHQALIDYHQNLENVYTIITLGQVLVFSVLICLFGYQVFVATASFARRSIFVFMLNGSMFLLFMVTYSCNGVTEHSDNVAIGAYSALWTIVPMDKFGRMLRKDLIMVIKRSRRVCCLTANGFFPVSLETYTKILSTAVSYFTLLNNRIENANGL